ATGGTTCAGCAAGTATGTAAAATGGATTAGCAAGTGTGCTAATCTATTTCCTAAGTATGTTTCTTTAATTGATATTTCATTTTTAAGAAATCAAAGCACAGAAAAATAAGGTCTGAGGTTTGCCATACAAAAAACAAACCATTTTTACCATAACAAACAAAGTTAAAGCCTTACATATCCCTTATTTAGTCCTATTCATTTTCAGAATTCGTACATTTGACCTAAAAATTAAAATAATCTATCGAGATAATAACACTCCAACAAATCTGTAACCTTTGTTACTGTGTGTAAATGGCTGTTATCTTATCTTTGCATTGCAATTTGATAAAAATCCTTTATGAAAAGAACTTTTTTAGTTTTAATCTTCTTTTTAGGAATTAAAATACAAGCACAAAATAGTAACATAAACACGAAAAATATGAACATAGAACAAATTTATACCGGATGTTTGGCTCAAGGAGCCTATTATATTGAGAGCAATGGTGAAGCCGTAGTTATCGACCCACTACGTGAGGTACAGCCCTATTTGGATAGAGCCCAAAAAAGTAATGCTAAAATAAAATACGTTTTGGAAACGCATTTCCACGCCGATTTTGTTAGCGGACATTTGGACTTGGCTAAAAAATCAGGGGCTACCATTGTTTTCGGTCCTACTGCCAATCCTAAATTTGATGCATACATTGCTAAAGATGGCGAAATTTTAAGTGTAGGAAACTTAAAAATCAAGGTAATACACACTCCTGGGCATACTATGGAAAGTACCTGTTACCTGCTAATCGACCCAAACGGGAAGGAGACCGCTCTCTTTACTGGAGATACCCTTTTCATTGGTGATGTTGGTCGCCCTGATTTGGCACAAAAAGTGGTTGCTGACCTTACACAAGAAAAGTTAGCTGGGCATTTGTACGAGTCACTTCACCATAAAATACTTCCCCTACCCGATACTATCATCGTTTATCCCGCACACGGAGCAGGTTCGGCCTGTGGAAAAAATATGAGTAAAGAAACCAGCGATTCTCTCGGAAATCAAAAGAAAACCAACTACGCATTACAACCGATGAGCAAAGAAGAATTCATTGAGAAAGTTTTAGACGGACTGATGCCTCCACCGCAGTACTTCCCCGAAAATGTGATGATGAACATCGAAGGTTATGAAAGTATTGACAATGTATTGCAACAAGGACTTCGTAGCTTAAATCCTGATGAATTTGAAGAAGTTGCCAACCAAACCGATGCACTTTTGTTAGATACACGTGATGCGCAAACTTTCGCCAAAGGATTTATTCCTAATTCCATAAATATTGGTATTGATGGCGGATTTGCCCCTTGGGTAGGTACTTTAGTGCCCGATATCAAACAACAAATTCTTATCATTGCCGAAAAAGGACGTGAAGAAGAGGTAGTTACCCGATTGGCTCGAGTAGGATACGACCACGCCATCGGTTTTTTAGAAGGTGGCTTTGAGGCTTGGCAACAAGCTGGTAAAGAAACTGACAGCATTGAATCCATTTCAGCCGAAGAACTTGCCTATCGATTGGGAAAAGATGCAGATTTGAACATTTTGGACGTTCGTAAGAAAAGTGAACATTTCTCGGAACACATTATTGATGCTGAAAATGTCCCTCTTGATTACATTAACCATATGCTTTGGCAAGTGGATAAAAACAAAACCTATTACGTGCATTGTGCTGGTGGATATCGCTCTATGGTATTTATTTCCATTCTAAAAGCACGAGGGTATGAAAATTTGATAGATATTAAAGGTGGATTTAAAGCCATTAAATCTTCCGAAAAATTCAATATCAGTCCATACGTTTGCCCAAGCACGATGCTTTAATGCCCCAAACAAAACAACGATTTTTCAAAAGAAGAGATGTCTTTGGCATCTCTTCTTTGTTTATGATCAGTACTGAAAAGGTATTTATTTTAACCAAATCATTTCATAAAAAATGCCCCCAAAACATATGTTTTGGAGGCAAAGAAGTCTTTTTGTTATGAACAATTATTGAGC
This genomic window from Capnocytophaga canimorsus contains:
- a CDS encoding MBL fold metallo-hydrolase, yielding MNIEQIYTGCLAQGAYYIESNGEAVVIDPLREVQPYLDRAQKSNAKIKYVLETHFHADFVSGHLDLAKKSGATIVFGPTANPKFDAYIAKDGEILSVGNLKIKVIHTPGHTMESTCYLLIDPNGKETALFTGDTLFIGDVGRPDLAQKVVADLTQEKLAGHLYESLHHKILPLPDTIIVYPAHGAGSACGKNMSKETSDSLGNQKKTNYALQPMSKEEFIEKVLDGLMPPPQYFPENVMMNIEGYESIDNVLQQGLRSLNPDEFEEVANQTDALLLDTRDAQTFAKGFIPNSINIGIDGGFAPWVGTLVPDIKQQILIIAEKGREEEVVTRLARVGYDHAIGFLEGGFEAWQQAGKETDSIESISAEELAYRLGKDADLNILDVRKKSEHFSEHIIDAENVPLDYINHMLWQVDKNKTYYVHCAGGYRSMVFISILKARGYENLIDIKGGFKAIKSSEKFNISPYVCPSTML